In a genomic window of Gossypium arboreum isolate Shixiya-1 chromosome 9, ASM2569848v2, whole genome shotgun sequence:
- the LOC108457399 gene encoding polypyrimidine tract-binding protein homolog 1 isoform X1, producing the protein MSTSSQTQFRYTQTPSKVLHLRNLPWECTEEELVELCKPFGKIVNTKCNVGANRNQAFVEFVDLNQAISMVSYYASSSEPAQVRGKTVYIQYSNRHEIVNNKSPGDTPGNVLLVTIEGVEANDVTIETIHLVFSAFGFVHKIATFEKAAGFQALIQFTDAETASSARNALDGRSIPRYLLPDHVTSCHLRISYSAHTDLNIKFQSHRSRDYTNPYLPVNPTAMEGLMQPVVGPDGKKQEPQSNVLLASIENMQYAVTVDVLHSVFSAFGTVQKIAIFEKNGGTQALIQYPDVTTAAVAKESLEGHCIYEGGYCKLHLSYSRHTDLNVKAYSDKSRDYTISDLSLLATQGPGMPATPNTWQNPQNAPLYPGTDYAASAAMQAQPSAGQVPAWDPSLQARPSYGSVPGTVPGQAYQASAVPTYMNAAPPAGSSPLSQPGATSMRMPPPGGAPLLGQPPYYGQ; encoded by the exons ATGTCAACGTCAAGCCAAACTCAGTTCCGTTATACCCAGACACCATCGAAGGTCCTGCATCTCCGTAATCTCCCATGGGAGTGTACAGAAGAGGAACTCGTTGAGCTTTGTAAACCCTTTGGGAAGATCGTTAACACTAAGTGCAATGTCGGCGCCAATCGGAACCAAGCTTTTGTTGAATTT GTAGACTTAAATCAGGCTATTTCAATGGTTTCATACTATGCTTCGTCTTCGGAGCCGGCACAGGTTCGTGGAAAAACggtatatattcaatattcaaacagACATGAAATTGTCAACAACAAAAGTCCTGGAGATACCCCAGGAAATGTTTTGCTGGTTACCATTGAGGGTGTGGAAGCTAATGATGTGACCATTGAGACAATTCACTTG gtATTTTCTGCATTTGGTTTTGTGCATAAAATTGCTACTTTTGAAAAGGCTGCGGGATTCCAA GCATTAATCCAATTCACTGATGCTGAAACTGCATCTTCAGCAAGGAATGCCTTGGACGGTAGAAGTATTCCCAG GTACTTGCTTCCAGATCATGTTACTTCTTGTCACCTGCGAATTTCGTATTCTGCACACACTGATCTGAATATCAAGTTTCAGTCTCATCGGAGCAG GGATTATACCAATCCATACCTTCCTGTCAATCCAACTGCGATGGAGGGACTCATGCAG CCTGTAGTTGGTCCTGATGGAAAAAAGCAAGAACCTCAGAGTAATGTGCTACTTGCTTCAATTGAAAATATGCAGTATGCTGTGACAGTTGATGTTCTTCACTCG GTATTCTCTGCATTTGGCACTGTCCAAAAGATTGCTATATTTGAGAAGAATGGCGGAACACAGGCACTAATTCAATATCCGG ATGTCACGACTGCAGCTGTCGCCAAAGAATCCTTAGAGGGACACTGCATATATGAGGGTGGCTATTGTAAGCTTCATCTATCATACTCTCGTCATACTGATCTCAATGTAAAG GCTTACAGTGATAAAAGTAGAGATTACACAATCTCAGACCTAAGCTTGCTTGCGACACAAGGTCCAGGTATGCCTGCCACTCCAAATACTTGGCAGAATCCTCAGAATGCTCCATTATACCCTGGGACTGACTATGCAGCTTCAGCAGCAATGCAAGCTCAACCCTCTGCTGGACAAGTTCCTGCTTGGGATCCAAGTTTACAGGCTAGACCATCATATGGATCAGTGCCTGGGACTGTTCCTGGTCAAGCATATCAAGCGTCTGCAGTCCCTACATACATGAATGCTGCGCCACCTGCTGGTTCATCACCCCTTTCCCAACCTGGTGCAACTTCCATGAGAATGCCACCTCCAGGTGGTGCACCACTGCTAGGTCAGCCTCCCTATTATGGTCAATGA
- the LOC108457399 gene encoding polypyrimidine tract-binding protein homolog 1 isoform X2, with protein sequence MSTSSQTQFRYTQTPSKVLHLRNLPWECTEEELVELCKPFGKIVNTKCNVGANRNQAFVEFVDLNQAISMVSYYASSSEPAQVRGKTVYIQYSNRHEIVNNKSPGDTPGNVLLVTIEGVEANDVTIETIHLVFSAFGFVHKIATFEKAAGFQALIQFTDAETASSARNALDGRSIPRYLLPDHVTSCHLRISYSAHTDLNIKFQSHRSRDYTNPYLPVNPTAMEGLMQPVVGPDGKKQEPQSNVLLASIENMQYAVTVDVLHSVFSAFGTVQKIAIFEKNGGTQALIQYPDVTTAAVAKESLEGHCIYEGGYCKLHLSYSRHTDLNVKAYSDKSRDYTISDLSLLATQGPAMQAQPSAGQVPAWDPSLQARPSYGSVPGTVPGQAYQASAVPTYMNAAPPAGSSPLSQPGATSMRMPPPGGAPLLGQPPYYGQ encoded by the exons ATGTCAACGTCAAGCCAAACTCAGTTCCGTTATACCCAGACACCATCGAAGGTCCTGCATCTCCGTAATCTCCCATGGGAGTGTACAGAAGAGGAACTCGTTGAGCTTTGTAAACCCTTTGGGAAGATCGTTAACACTAAGTGCAATGTCGGCGCCAATCGGAACCAAGCTTTTGTTGAATTT GTAGACTTAAATCAGGCTATTTCAATGGTTTCATACTATGCTTCGTCTTCGGAGCCGGCACAGGTTCGTGGAAAAACggtatatattcaatattcaaacagACATGAAATTGTCAACAACAAAAGTCCTGGAGATACCCCAGGAAATGTTTTGCTGGTTACCATTGAGGGTGTGGAAGCTAATGATGTGACCATTGAGACAATTCACTTG gtATTTTCTGCATTTGGTTTTGTGCATAAAATTGCTACTTTTGAAAAGGCTGCGGGATTCCAA GCATTAATCCAATTCACTGATGCTGAAACTGCATCTTCAGCAAGGAATGCCTTGGACGGTAGAAGTATTCCCAG GTACTTGCTTCCAGATCATGTTACTTCTTGTCACCTGCGAATTTCGTATTCTGCACACACTGATCTGAATATCAAGTTTCAGTCTCATCGGAGCAG GGATTATACCAATCCATACCTTCCTGTCAATCCAACTGCGATGGAGGGACTCATGCAG CCTGTAGTTGGTCCTGATGGAAAAAAGCAAGAACCTCAGAGTAATGTGCTACTTGCTTCAATTGAAAATATGCAGTATGCTGTGACAGTTGATGTTCTTCACTCG GTATTCTCTGCATTTGGCACTGTCCAAAAGATTGCTATATTTGAGAAGAATGGCGGAACACAGGCACTAATTCAATATCCGG ATGTCACGACTGCAGCTGTCGCCAAAGAATCCTTAGAGGGACACTGCATATATGAGGGTGGCTATTGTAAGCTTCATCTATCATACTCTCGTCATACTGATCTCAATGTAAAG GCTTACAGTGATAAAAGTAGAGATTACACAATCTCAGACCTAAGCTTGCTTGCGACACAAGGTCCAG CAATGCAAGCTCAACCCTCTGCTGGACAAGTTCCTGCTTGGGATCCAAGTTTACAGGCTAGACCATCATATGGATCAGTGCCTGGGACTGTTCCTGGTCAAGCATATCAAGCGTCTGCAGTCCCTACATACATGAATGCTGCGCCACCTGCTGGTTCATCACCCCTTTCCCAACCTGGTGCAACTTCCATGAGAATGCCACCTCCAGGTGGTGCACCACTGCTAGGTCAGCCTCCCTATTATGGTCAATGA
- the LOC108457399 gene encoding polypyrimidine tract-binding protein homolog 1 isoform X3: protein MSTSSQTQFRYTQTPSKVLHLRNLPWECTEEELVELCKPFGKIVNTKCNVGANRNQAFVEFVDLNQAISMVSYYASSSEPAQVRGKTVYIQYSNRHEIVNNKSPGDTPGNVLLVTIEGVEANDVTIETIHLVFSAFGFVHKIATFEKAAGFQALIQFTDAETASSARNALDGRSIPRYLLPDHVTSCHLRISYSAHTDLNIKFQSHRSRDYTNPYLPVNPTAMEGLMQPVVGPDGKKQEPQSNVLLASIENMQYAVTVDVLHSVFSAFGTVQKIAIFEKNGGTQALIQYPDVTTAAVAKESLEGHCIYEGGYCLQ, encoded by the exons ATGTCAACGTCAAGCCAAACTCAGTTCCGTTATACCCAGACACCATCGAAGGTCCTGCATCTCCGTAATCTCCCATGGGAGTGTACAGAAGAGGAACTCGTTGAGCTTTGTAAACCCTTTGGGAAGATCGTTAACACTAAGTGCAATGTCGGCGCCAATCGGAACCAAGCTTTTGTTGAATTT GTAGACTTAAATCAGGCTATTTCAATGGTTTCATACTATGCTTCGTCTTCGGAGCCGGCACAGGTTCGTGGAAAAACggtatatattcaatattcaaacagACATGAAATTGTCAACAACAAAAGTCCTGGAGATACCCCAGGAAATGTTTTGCTGGTTACCATTGAGGGTGTGGAAGCTAATGATGTGACCATTGAGACAATTCACTTG gtATTTTCTGCATTTGGTTTTGTGCATAAAATTGCTACTTTTGAAAAGGCTGCGGGATTCCAA GCATTAATCCAATTCACTGATGCTGAAACTGCATCTTCAGCAAGGAATGCCTTGGACGGTAGAAGTATTCCCAG GTACTTGCTTCCAGATCATGTTACTTCTTGTCACCTGCGAATTTCGTATTCTGCACACACTGATCTGAATATCAAGTTTCAGTCTCATCGGAGCAG GGATTATACCAATCCATACCTTCCTGTCAATCCAACTGCGATGGAGGGACTCATGCAG CCTGTAGTTGGTCCTGATGGAAAAAAGCAAGAACCTCAGAGTAATGTGCTACTTGCTTCAATTGAAAATATGCAGTATGCTGTGACAGTTGATGTTCTTCACTCG GTATTCTCTGCATTTGGCACTGTCCAAAAGATTGCTATATTTGAGAAGAATGGCGGAACACAGGCACTAATTCAATATCCGG ATGTCACGACTGCAGCTGTCGCCAAAGAATCCTTAGAGGGACACTGCATATATGAGGGTGGCTATT GCTTACAGTGA